The genomic region ATGTTGCTGATTTCATCAAGATGTACGGTCGAAAATTGCTGGTAGATCGCCAAAACAATCGCCAGCGCGATCACCGCTTCTGCAGCGGCGAGAATGATTACGAAAATGGCAAAAATATGTCCATCCAACGCGGCGTTGGGCATGAAACGGTTAAACGCGACGAAATTCAAATTGGCGGAATTCAAAACCAGTTCGACGCCCATCAACACCCGGATTCCGTTGCGCTGGGTCGTGATGATAAACACGCCCAACAAAAACAAGGTGATGGAAACCACCAGATAATGTTCGATGCCGATTGCCATTGCGTTTTGCTCCCAAACCTTCGGCCCGGCTTACGCCGCCGGGGTGTCTGCGTCGTCTTCTTTTTGTTCGCCGCGCGCAATCACCACCGCGCCGATCAACGCGACCAGCAGCAACAACGATGCGACTTCAAAGGGAAGCATATAGCGCCCTAAAAGAAGATTGGCGATTTCACTAATAGTTGATTCAGCGGGTTGTAAGTCTGTCACTTGCGCCACAGGCCAAGCGGTTTTGAACACGACGGGCAAGATCATCACAAACAAGACGATCATCAAAACAATCGCCGTCTTGAAATTCAGCGTTTGCTTGACCGTCCCTGCGCTTTGATGTCCGGTGAACATGACTCCGAACAGCAGCAGAACCAGAATGCCGCCGACATAAATGACGACTTGCGCAAGGCCGACAAAGTCGGCGCCTAGATAGAGATATAAACACGCCAACCCGAAAAACGTGAATAACAGCGAAAACGCCGCATGAACGAGGTTCGAAGTGAAAGCAGTAAAGACGGCGGAGCCGACAACAGCGCCCGCGAACACATAGAAGAGTAAACTAGGCAGCAGTGCGTCCACTTTTCGGATCATCCTCCTCGTACG from Candidatus Hinthialibacter antarcticus harbors:
- the nuoK gene encoding NADH-quinone oxidoreductase subunit NuoK, which produces MAIGIEHYLVVSITLFLLGVFIITTQRNGIRVLMGVELVLNSANLNFVAFNRFMPNAALDGHIFAIFVIILAAAEAVIALAIVLAIYQQFSTVHLDEISNMKH
- a CDS encoding NADH-quinone oxidoreductase subunit J, whose translation is MIRKVDALLPSLLFYVFAGAVVGSAVFTAFTSNLVHAAFSLLFTFFGLACLYLYLGADFVGLAQVVIYVGGILVLLLFGVMFTGHQSAGTVKQTLNFKTAIVLMIVLFVMILPVVFKTAWPVAQVTDLQPAESTISEIANLLLGRYMLPFEVASLLLLVALIGAVVIARGEQKEDDADTPAA